A region of Sulfurovum sp. DNA encodes the following proteins:
- the uvrA gene encoding excinuclease ABC subunit UvrA, whose protein sequence is MLILLICLLRRGYAYFADGKNFLHLRRTAKQIAESMLKEIKGVSTFCMMLVLDTLHLAVMHGSAISGWAQRIRIASQIGSGLTGVMYVLDEPSIGLHERDTMKLIRTLNSLKEKGNSVIVVEHDKETIMAADYIVDIGPGAGAFGGEVVFAGTQKKLLKAKTLTAQYLNGKKEISYAHDRPQETWIEIKNVTLNNIECLNVRIPLHNFVCITGVSGSGKSSLILQTLLPVARELLNHAKKVNKVDGVEINGLEQLDKVIYLDQSPIGRTPRSNPATYTGIMDEIRKLFSQTKEAELRGYKIGRFSFNVKGGRCEKCQGDGQIKIEMHFLPDVLVECDTCHGTRYNAQTLEVRYKGKSISDVLSMSVAEALGFFKAIPAIASKLSTLAAVGLDYITLGQNATTLSGGEAQRIKLSKELSRKDTGRTLYVLDEPTTGLHFSDVDRLTGVLHHLVHLGNSVMVIEHNLDMVKNADYIIDMGPEGGNKGGLIIAEGSPEKLAAEHKTTGSYTGEYLAKELA, encoded by the coding sequence TTGCTGATATTATTGATATGCCTATTGAGGAGGGGCTATGCCTATTTTGCTGATGGAAAAAACTTTTTACACTTGAGGCGAACAGCAAAACAGATTGCTGAGTCCATGCTAAAGGAGATTAAGGGCGTCTCTACTTTCTGTATGATGTTGGTCTTGGATACATTACACTTAGCCGTGATGCACGGCTCTGCTATCTCAGGGTGGGCACAACGTATCCGTATTGCTTCACAGATTGGTTCGGGGCTAACAGGGGTGATGTATGTGCTTGATGAACCAAGCATTGGGCTACATGAGCGTGATACAATGAAGCTTATACGAACCCTCAACTCACTCAAAGAAAAAGGCAACTCTGTTATTGTCGTTGAGCATGACAAAGAGACCATTATGGCAGCAGATTATATTGTCGATATTGGTCCTGGGGCAGGGGCATTTGGTGGTGAAGTGGTATTTGCTGGCACTCAAAAGAAACTACTCAAAGCCAAGACACTGACTGCACAGTATCTTAATGGTAAGAAGGAGATAAGCTATGCCCATGACCGTCCTCAGGAGACGTGGATAGAGATTAAAAATGTGACACTTAACAATATTGAGTGTCTTAATGTGCGTATCCCACTCCATAACTTTGTTTGCATTACAGGGGTAAGCGGTTCAGGAAAATCATCATTGATTCTTCAGACCCTGCTACCAGTGGCACGTGAACTGCTTAACCATGCCAAGAAGGTCAATAAGGTTGATGGCGTAGAGATTAATGGATTAGAACAACTTGATAAGGTAATCTACCTCGATCAAAGCCCCATTGGACGTACTCCGCGCTCCAATCCTGCAACCTATACAGGCATTATGGATGAGATTCGTAAACTCTTTTCCCAAACCAAAGAGGCAGAGTTGCGTGGCTACAAAATAGGGCGTTTCTCCTTCAATGTCAAGGGTGGGCGTTGTGAAAAGTGTCAAGGAGATGGGCAGATTAAGATTGAGATGCACTTTTTGCCTGATGTGCTTGTAGAGTGCGATACGTGTCATGGCACACGCTACAATGCCCAAACACTTGAAGTACGCTATAAGGGCAAGTCAATCTCTGATGTACTCTCCATGAGTGTGGCAGAAGCATTAGGGTTTTTTAAAGCCATTCCTGCCATTGCTTCCAAGCTCTCTACGTTAGCAGCAGTGGGACTTGACTATATTACACTTGGACAAAACGCAACAACGCTCTCAGGGGGTGAGGCGCAACGTATCAAACTAAGCAAGGAACTTAGTCGAAAAGATACAGGTCGTACACTCTATGTGCTTGATGAGCCAACTACAGGACTGCATTTTTCTGATGTAGATAGGCTAACAGGGGTATTGCACCACCTTGTCCATCTTGGTAATTCGGTGATGGTTATTGAGCATAACCTCGATATGGTAAAGAATGCAGATTATATTATAGATATGGGACCTGAAGGGGGGAACAAAGGTGGATTGATTATTGCAGAAGGGTCTCCTGAAAAACTTGCAGCCGAACATAAGACAACAGGTTCATATACGGGTGAATATCTTGCAAAAGAGTTAGCCTAG